One segment of Metallosphaera cuprina Ar-4 DNA contains the following:
- a CDS encoding transcription elongation factor NusA, which produces MKIPLDYLCVRSGLLCDRCQNLVDSGQVDQFEIKVMEALLELEETQFRELKDATYYKAIKSGNLLILIVESSPTLDSSKWIKIARSLQDKLKLKVRILEKTTSIKNSAVQLLSPARVLGVNTLWLPDGSVQYVIRVAKNEKRLLPANAVDLENALSKIHDTKVKIRVE; this is translated from the coding sequence ATGAAAATTCCTCTTGATTACCTTTGTGTGCGGAGCGGCCTTCTTTGCGATCGTTGCCAAAACCTAGTTGACAGCGGTCAAGTGGATCAGTTTGAAATTAAGGTTATGGAAGCTCTGCTAGAACTGGAAGAGACTCAATTTCGTGAGTTGAAAGACGCGACTTATTATAAGGCAATAAAGTCAGGTAACCTTCTTATACTCATAGTTGAGAGCAGCCCAACGTTAGATTCGTCCAAGTGGATAAAAATAGCTAGAAGTTTACAGGACAAGCTTAAACTTAAGGTGAGAATCTTAGAGAAGACCACGAGCATCAAGAATAGCGCAGTTCAGCTCTTATCCCCTGCTAGAGTCTTAGGGGTAAATACCCTTTGGCTCCCTGACGGCTCTGTTCAATATGTGATAAGAGTTGCAAAGAACGAGAAAAGATTGTTACCAGCCAACGCTGTGGACTTAGAAAACGCTTTATCAAAGATTCATGATACAAAAGTTAAGATAAGGGTTGAATAA